From the genome of Cedecea lapagei, one region includes:
- a CDS encoding merozoite surface protein 3b, with product MMMTSAVATYTARAIQKLQKLGIMPAPEAETPVLVLLDAIVDLDSDRVTTIGRTLQQQSAFNAVVRDNISSMDVANRQTKIVAAFDSIRQDATQMVGWLDDGKLDLMERIKSGWMTLRRGSIPDRFNAIKKTWLEVAKASDEQISREKVILDAYQDFRFGLKEAHVDAMALMTVAEQRVDQCRQTLQSAQAAADSTEDLDGAERSRRELVRDEALRAIQKEDERYQIVKDLSDNLLIAYNAAEAVFARLQQTNAIKERVYRQGVTFFATNEIVFTALSASMTSLQGLEESTKTLEAMKSGINDGLNTLASNGTKQLEAGLRAGYGSTIKAESVRSLVTAIVNFQASSYKMIEELRDEATKNAEELAAVVEDGKRRFASIVNKAELTR from the coding sequence ATGATGATGACCTCTGCCGTAGCCACCTATACCGCCCGAGCCATACAGAAGTTACAGAAACTGGGCATCATGCCCGCCCCAGAGGCGGAAACGCCGGTGCTGGTGTTGCTGGATGCCATCGTGGACCTGGATTCTGACCGGGTGACCACTATCGGCAGAACGCTGCAGCAGCAAAGCGCTTTCAACGCCGTCGTGCGCGACAATATTTCAAGCATGGATGTCGCCAATCGCCAGACAAAAATCGTCGCCGCTTTCGACTCTATCCGCCAGGATGCCACGCAGATGGTCGGCTGGCTGGACGACGGAAAGCTGGACCTGATGGAGCGCATTAAATCCGGCTGGATGACCCTGCGTCGTGGCTCCATACCCGATCGTTTTAACGCCATTAAAAAGACCTGGCTGGAAGTCGCCAAAGCCTCTGATGAGCAGATCTCCCGCGAAAAAGTTATTCTCGACGCCTATCAGGACTTTCGTTTCGGGCTGAAAGAGGCCCATGTGGACGCGATGGCGCTCATGACGGTGGCAGAGCAGCGTGTAGACCAGTGCCGCCAGACGCTACAGAGCGCCCAGGCAGCCGCTGACAGCACCGAGGATCTTGATGGCGCAGAGCGTTCACGTCGTGAGCTGGTCAGGGATGAAGCGCTGCGCGCCATCCAAAAGGAGGACGAGCGCTATCAAATCGTCAAAGATCTCTCCGACAATCTGCTTATCGCCTATAACGCCGCTGAGGCAGTGTTCGCCCGGCTCCAGCAAACTAATGCGATCAAAGAGCGAGTTTACCGCCAGGGCGTCACCTTCTTTGCAACCAACGAAATCGTCTTTACCGCGCTGTCAGCCTCAATGACCTCACTTCAGGGCCTCGAAGAGAGCACCAAAACGCTGGAGGCCATGAAGAGCGGCATTAACGATGGCCTTAACACCCTCGCCTCGAACGGGACAAAACAGCTGGAAGCAGGCCTGCGGGCGGGCTACGGTTCAACAATCAAAGCCGAATCGGTCCGTTCGCTGGTGACCGCTATCGTCAATTTCCAGGCGTCCAGCTACAAAATGATCGAAGAGCTGCGCGATGAAGCGACCAAAAATGCTGAAGAACTTGCGGCGGTTGTGGAAGACGGCAAGCGCCGCTTCGCCAGTATCGTTAATAAAGCAGAATTAACGCGCTGA
- a CDS encoding DUF6384 family protein, which translates to MDKVKLSDQLGAMAIIDALHARQIAVDEHLDLPLLRQKISQRIRDYYQQQGTPVNDELIEEGVKNWFTHRLSYQSPSLTLSQRLGSSLYLTSPKWLKGLAVLLLCGALYTGYRIYDARSQWAALDNSIAAQLNRSHSLENLSKDIKGSLDVANKASPIWATAPLAKVEDEINDMLAQFTRQQPRDLKFADARAPREEQLQQLVRLNDKQAELLQKANTLVADVTRLLQVEDSLQKITADPQFAVFRSQSSEVEAKFDAARQAILQNSPTMETAVAEVSTAIEQQKTRAERVKTFDEKKKKLLGLPLSSNDRKTVGEFIAGLERSLAERGYTAIIPPPEWIEAVNRMDEMYEYVAEPLTFIVVDRIGEKSGVERTYDESGGRSWYLIAEAINSRGVPQSVWVKDSETGRERKTTTFGIRISQAEFEKLKKDKQDDGHIDNYIVGNKPANQLNVRYQRPVMDGRILSW; encoded by the coding sequence ATGGATAAGGTAAAACTCAGCGATCAGCTTGGGGCGATGGCCATCATCGATGCGCTTCATGCCCGACAAATTGCCGTTGACGAACATTTAGACTTGCCGCTTTTACGGCAAAAAATCAGCCAGCGCATACGCGACTACTACCAGCAACAGGGCACGCCCGTAAATGATGAGCTGATAGAGGAAGGCGTTAAAAACTGGTTTACGCACCGTTTGAGCTACCAGTCACCCAGCTTAACCCTCAGTCAGCGGCTGGGCTCGAGTCTTTATTTAACCAGCCCTAAATGGCTGAAAGGCCTCGCCGTTCTGCTGCTGTGCGGGGCGTTGTATACGGGTTACCGTATTTATGACGCACGAAGCCAATGGGCAGCGCTGGACAACAGCATTGCGGCTCAGCTGAACAGAAGTCACAGCCTTGAAAACCTTTCAAAGGACATTAAGGGCTCGCTTGATGTTGCCAATAAAGCATCGCCGATCTGGGCGACTGCGCCTCTGGCTAAGGTTGAAGATGAGATAAACGACATGCTGGCTCAGTTTACACGCCAGCAGCCTCGGGATCTGAAGTTCGCGGATGCCCGCGCGCCGCGCGAGGAGCAGCTACAGCAACTGGTAAGGCTGAACGATAAACAAGCCGAACTCCTGCAAAAAGCCAATACTCTTGTCGCCGACGTTACCCGCCTGCTTCAGGTCGAGGACTCGCTTCAGAAGATCACCGCCGACCCGCAGTTCGCCGTCTTCCGCTCACAATCTTCGGAGGTTGAGGCTAAATTCGATGCAGCCAGGCAAGCTATCCTCCAGAATAGCCCGACGATGGAGACCGCCGTTGCCGAGGTCAGCACCGCTATTGAGCAACAAAAAACGCGTGCCGAGCGGGTAAAAACCTTTGATGAAAAGAAAAAGAAACTTCTCGGGCTTCCCCTGTCGAGTAACGATCGAAAAACAGTTGGCGAATTTATCGCCGGGCTGGAGCGTAGCTTAGCCGAACGCGGCTATACCGCAATAATCCCGCCGCCGGAATGGATTGAGGCCGTGAATCGCATGGATGAGATGTACGAGTACGTTGCTGAACCGCTGACGTTTATCGTCGTGGATCGTATCGGCGAAAAATCTGGCGTAGAGCGCACCTATGACGAATCCGGGGGCCGGAGCTGGTATCTGATCGCCGAGGCGATAAACAGCCGGGGCGTACCGCAGTCTGTCTGGGTAAAAGACAGTGAAACCGGACGGGAACGCAAGACCACGACCTTCGGCATCCGTATTTCGCAGGCCGAATTCGAGAAGCTGAAAAAAGATAAACAGGATGACGGGCACATTGATAATTACATCGTGGGCAATAAGCCCGCGAATCAGCTCAACGTTCGCTACCAGCGTCCGGTAATGGACGGGCGAATTTTGAGCTGGTAG
- the modD gene encoding ModD protein has product MIFIPQAQTDAWLLEDIAQGDLTTRALGIGACPGNMEFIHRDGGCVSGLAAASQMLQSLGLTVCASVIDGEIVKPGQRLLAARGNAAALHQGWKAAQNVIEWSCGVSNEVAAMLALLRTRHPSGHIACTRKTIPGTKLLATQAVLAAGGLIHRSGCGESILLFANHRRFMRDEQDWFAMINRLRQAAPEKKIVVEAETSDEAMSALAAEPDVLQLDKFTPEQAEDIADRALQVAPDCKLALAGGITLTTLERYLECGITLFITSAPYYARPADIKVRLMPCNTG; this is encoded by the coding sequence ATGATTTTTATTCCGCAAGCGCAAACCGATGCCTGGCTGCTTGAGGATATCGCTCAGGGAGACCTGACAACCCGCGCGCTGGGTATCGGGGCCTGCCCCGGAAACATGGAGTTTATTCACCGTGATGGCGGCTGTGTCAGCGGGCTTGCCGCCGCCTCTCAAATGCTTCAAAGCCTTGGGCTTACCGTCTGCGCCTCCGTTATCGACGGCGAAATCGTTAAGCCCGGCCAGCGCCTGCTCGCCGCAAGAGGAAACGCTGCTGCGCTACATCAGGGCTGGAAAGCCGCACAAAACGTCATTGAGTGGAGCTGCGGTGTCTCAAACGAAGTGGCCGCTATGCTGGCTCTTCTGCGTACACGTCATCCGTCTGGTCATATTGCCTGCACCCGCAAAACAATACCCGGCACAAAGCTTCTGGCTACCCAGGCCGTTCTGGCGGCTGGCGGCCTGATTCATCGTTCCGGCTGCGGCGAAAGCATCCTGCTCTTTGCCAACCATCGCCGCTTTATGCGCGACGAGCAAGACTGGTTCGCCATGATAAACAGGCTCAGGCAGGCGGCGCCGGAGAAAAAGATTGTTGTTGAGGCTGAAACGTCTGATGAAGCGATGTCGGCCCTTGCGGCTGAGCCGGATGTTTTACAGCTGGATAAGTTTACCCCCGAGCAGGCAGAGGATATTGCCGATCGGGCTTTACAGGTTGCACCAGATTGCAAACTGGCGCTTGCGGGCGGGATAACGCTCACCACGCTGGAACGCTATCTGGAGTGCGGCATTACGCTCTTTATCACCTCCGCCCCCTACTACGCTCGCCCTGCCGATATCAAGGTCAGGCTCATGCCGTGTAACACGGGCTAA
- a CDS encoding iron ABC transporter substrate-binding protein, whose product MSITRRVLLQGLATGALCRAAPLFASAPARQVINTLPAPQSIHRVVSAGAPADLLMLAAAPEKLSGLSSFDFSREASGLFPEVIRQLPEYGRLVGGGRTLSLEKLLSLQPDLIIDCGSTDETWRSQAKRIASQTKIPWVLLNGELAQSAQQFTAVGEILGVEKRTQKQAELAQHFISEAQAFSRTAAAHLRFYAARGPRGLETGLQGSLHTEAAELLGLENVARIAGRSGLTQVSIENLLLWQPDIILVQDKTTLASLLKDPAWQGVSAVAHRRILLLDGLPFGWLDAPPGINRLLGMRRLQAWLDPAVATQLQADMQHYSRLFWHRELSEKRYKTLVDDL is encoded by the coding sequence ATGTCGATAACAAGAAGAGTGCTTTTACAGGGACTGGCTACCGGCGCGCTATGCCGGGCGGCGCCGCTATTTGCCTCCGCGCCCGCCCGTCAGGTAATCAACACGCTCCCCGCCCCGCAGAGCATTCACCGGGTTGTGAGCGCAGGTGCACCGGCTGACCTATTAATGTTGGCGGCGGCGCCTGAAAAATTGTCTGGCCTCTCCTCTTTCGACTTTAGCCGTGAAGCCAGTGGCCTGTTTCCGGAAGTTATTCGTCAGCTGCCTGAATATGGCCGACTTGTCGGCGGCGGCAGGACTTTGTCGCTGGAGAAATTATTATCCCTTCAGCCTGATTTAATTATCGATTGCGGCAGCACGGATGAAACCTGGCGCTCTCAGGCAAAACGTATTGCCAGCCAGACAAAAATCCCCTGGGTTTTACTTAACGGTGAGCTGGCTCAGTCGGCGCAGCAATTCACCGCCGTCGGTGAAATTCTGGGGGTAGAAAAACGAACCCAGAAGCAAGCCGAGCTGGCTCAGCATTTTATTTCTGAGGCGCAGGCCTTCTCTCGCACCGCTGCCGCTCATCTTCGTTTTTATGCTGCCAGAGGGCCACGTGGGCTTGAAACTGGCCTACAAGGCTCGTTACACACCGAAGCGGCAGAGCTTCTGGGATTAGAAAACGTCGCGCGAATTGCGGGCCGCAGCGGTCTGACTCAGGTGTCGATAGAGAATTTGCTGCTATGGCAGCCGGATATTATCCTGGTGCAGGATAAAACCACCCTGGCAAGCCTGCTGAAGGATCCGGCATGGCAGGGGGTCTCCGCGGTCGCCCATCGCCGCATCCTGTTGCTCGACGGTCTGCCTTTTGGCTGGCTGGATGCACCGCCAGGCATCAACCGCCTGCTCGGCATGCGCCGGCTGCAGGCATGGCTTGATCCGGCCGTGGCGACTCAGTTGCAGGCTGATATGCAGCACTACAGCAGGCTTTTTTGGCACCGCGAGCTGAGTGAAAAACGCTATAAAACGCTCGTGGATGACCTATGA
- a CDS encoding serine/threonine protein kinase, producing the protein MIDNDFIPRIPNALPPGYRFDEFEIQEAIDASMTSILYRAWDHQLERVVAIREYMPKAYVMRDEVMELVLHSERDHLVYTTGLNGFMQEARQLAHFNHPNLPQVLRIWSDNNTAYVVTLFYSGITLDELQKQQPSLIDEAWIRRMLPMLCGALATLHAAEHLHRNLSLKSILIQDNGLPILLNTGAPRGGQASLDDGNTLLHPGFAPLEQYTSDLASQLGPWTDIYAVGAVLYTLITGNAPPASVARSIQDSCIKLAESQPEGYSLNLLQAVDKALSLKPEDRPQSVDDFAALLEIPVGDVRELVSSKKTGTALVPVEEPEERTALPLWKRYQPALQISVGAVAGLIVGALLFGRSSSSVSAPPPAAEPVTASQNTPPSAEAAAPLASEGALARVYVRMNEGEQLTVNGKAQKVTPAANGFASLQLSAGKYLLTLSGSGGQSRKQTIVVTNPGTWLINPQG; encoded by the coding sequence ATGATAGATAACGATTTTATCCCCAGAATACCTAACGCTCTGCCGCCGGGCTACCGCTTCGATGAATTCGAAATTCAGGAAGCCATCGACGCCAGCATGACCAGCATTCTTTATCGCGCCTGGGATCATCAGCTCGAAAGAGTAGTGGCGATCCGCGAATATATGCCTAAAGCCTACGTTATGCGCGACGAGGTGATGGAGCTGGTGCTGCACAGCGAACGCGATCATCTGGTGTACACCACCGGCCTGAACGGATTTATGCAGGAAGCGCGTCAACTGGCCCATTTTAATCATCCTAATTTGCCCCAGGTTTTGCGCATCTGGAGCGATAACAACACGGCTTATGTGGTCACGCTGTTCTACAGCGGCATCACCCTTGATGAGCTGCAAAAACAGCAGCCGTCGCTGATTGATGAAGCGTGGATCCGCCGCATGTTGCCGATGCTGTGCGGCGCGCTGGCCACGCTGCACGCGGCTGAACATCTCCACCGAAACCTGTCGCTGAAGAGCATCCTGATTCAGGACAACGGTCTGCCTATCCTGCTCAATACCGGAGCGCCGCGCGGCGGGCAGGCCTCGCTGGATGATGGCAACACTTTGCTCCACCCTGGATTTGCACCGCTTGAGCAGTACACCAGTGACCTGGCAAGCCAGCTTGGTCCGTGGACCGACATTTACGCCGTCGGCGCCGTGCTGTATACGCTCATCACCGGTAATGCGCCTCCTGCCAGCGTAGCGCGCAGCATTCAGGACAGCTGCATTAAGCTTGCGGAGAGCCAGCCGGAGGGCTATTCCCTGAATCTGCTGCAGGCGGTCGATAAAGCGCTGTCGCTGAAGCCGGAAGATCGCCCCCAGTCTGTTGATGACTTCGCGGCCCTGCTTGAGATCCCCGTCGGCGACGTCAGGGAGCTGGTCAGCAGCAAGAAAACCGGTACCGCGCTGGTGCCGGTAGAAGAGCCAGAGGAGAGGACGGCGCTGCCGCTCTGGAAACGCTATCAGCCAGCGCTGCAAATCAGCGTCGGGGCCGTTGCCGGTCTGATCGTAGGTGCCCTGCTGTTTGGTCGCAGCAGCTCTTCTGTTTCCGCACCGCCTCCTGCTGCCGAGCCGGTAACCGCCAGCCAAAATACCCCTCCGTCAGCTGAAGCAGCCGCGCCGCTCGCCTCCGAGGGCGCACTGGCTCGCGTCTACGTCCGCATGAACGAAGGCGAACAGCTGACGGTCAACGGCAAAGCGCAGAAGGTCACGCCGGCCGCCAACGGCTTCGCATCCCTCCAGCTGTCCGCCGGTAAATATCTGCTAACGCTTAGCGGCAGCGGCGGGCAATCGCGGAAACAAACTATTGTAGTGACGAACCCGGGCACGTGGCTGATCAATCCGCAGGGATGA
- a CDS encoding class I SAM-dependent methyltransferase — protein sequence MLIDSIDFAALYKQQLQLAHRSEKAPGHWDARAEKMAANCISPAGGYLQQLLQKINLRGAETLFDMGCGPGTVALALADRLSHVYGVDYSQGMLDVSARRAGEAGAANTTWIKRAWEEPWDDLPVCDIAVASRSTLVADMYQAMSKLNRQARLRVYTTHLVNPTFMSPVIQRVMDREVVELPTYIYALNVLYQMGIHARVEFIRGHNQGLDNSTFERFLDNVAWTHGALTEDERLRLYDWYQRQDADAIASPSRDWALLYWDKAPWGVEG from the coding sequence ATGCTTATCGACTCTATTGATTTCGCCGCCCTCTACAAACAGCAGCTGCAGCTCGCACACCGTTCGGAAAAGGCGCCCGGGCACTGGGATGCCAGGGCAGAAAAAATGGCCGCAAACTGCATCTCGCCCGCCGGCGGGTATCTTCAACAGCTGCTGCAAAAAATCAACCTACGCGGCGCGGAAACCCTCTTCGATATGGGCTGTGGCCCGGGAACCGTGGCGCTGGCCCTGGCTGACAGGCTGAGCCACGTATACGGGGTAGATTACAGCCAGGGCATGCTTGACGTCTCCGCCCGCCGCGCCGGTGAGGCTGGCGCCGCCAATACCACCTGGATAAAACGTGCGTGGGAAGAGCCCTGGGATGATTTGCCGGTGTGCGACATCGCCGTCGCCTCTCGCTCCACGCTTGTTGCCGACATGTATCAGGCCATGAGCAAACTCAACCGACAGGCAAGGCTACGTGTTTATACCACTCACCTGGTAAATCCAACCTTTATGTCCCCCGTGATCCAACGGGTGATGGACCGGGAAGTCGTGGAGCTGCCAACCTATATTTATGCGCTGAATGTACTTTATCAAATGGGTATTCACGCGAGGGTGGAGTTTATTCGTGGGCATAATCAGGGCCTGGATAACAGCACCTTCGAGCGCTTCCTCGATAACGTAGCCTGGACCCACGGCGCGCTAACGGAGGATGAACGCCTGCGCCTTTACGACTGGTATCAGCGGCAGGATGCCGACGCGATTGCCTCCCCCTCTCGTGACTGGGCATTGCTCTACTGGGACAAGGCGCCCTGGGGAGTAGAGGGATGA
- a CDS encoding ABC transporter ATP-binding protein, translating to MTLLNVEQATLGYADRPVLRNVSFSLNAGTFCCLLGSNGCGKTTLLRSILGVLPLQSGEINLHGVPLAGLSTRDKARLVAWVPQAHEGAFTFSVIEMVMMGLTPRMGIFSTPGAHEHRLAMQQLETMGIAHLTLRHWAALSGGERQQVLIARALVQQPRLLLMDEPASSLDFGNQIRLLDTLKRLKEVGTTLLMATHHPLHARAIADSVIRIEPDGCLTHDAPAAQLRTDSLAALYGLTTGQIRSHLKYSLP from the coding sequence ATGACGCTACTGAACGTTGAACAGGCCACGCTGGGCTATGCGGACAGGCCGGTCCTGAGGAACGTCTCTTTTTCACTGAACGCTGGCACATTTTGCTGCCTGCTGGGCAGCAACGGCTGTGGAAAAACAACCCTGCTGCGTAGCATTCTCGGCGTGCTGCCCCTTCAGTCAGGCGAGATAAACCTCCATGGCGTGCCGCTCGCCGGCCTTTCAACACGGGATAAAGCCCGACTGGTCGCCTGGGTTCCGCAGGCTCATGAAGGGGCGTTTACTTTCAGCGTCATTGAAATGGTGATGATGGGACTGACGCCACGGATGGGTATTTTTTCCACGCCGGGTGCCCATGAACACCGGCTGGCAATGCAGCAGTTGGAGACCATGGGCATAGCGCATCTCACTCTGCGGCACTGGGCGGCTCTTAGCGGCGGAGAACGCCAGCAGGTGCTGATTGCCCGCGCCCTGGTACAGCAGCCTCGCCTGTTGCTGATGGACGAGCCGGCTTCCAGCCTCGATTTCGGCAACCAAATCAGGCTGCTGGATACTTTGAAACGGCTAAAAGAGGTCGGCACCACGCTGCTGATGGCGACCCATCATCCCCTCCACGCCAGGGCGATTGCCGACAGTGTGATACGTATCGAACCGGACGGCTGCCTCACCCACGACGCCCCCGCAGCCCAACTCCGCACCGACAGCCTCGCTGCGCTTTACGGCCTGACCACAGGGCAAATACGCAGCCACCTCAAATATTCTCTGCCTTAA
- the treA gene encoding alpha,alpha-trehalase TreA: MIKPVLRRPPALCLAAQMAVAGALLGLTPLAALAAQETETARPPQPQSPDELFGPLFIDVQTAKLFPDQKTFADAVPKGDPLMILADYRMQRRLSGFDLRHFVDVNFILPKEEAKPEPTEGQSLREHINDLWPALTRTADSTSKWDPLLPLPKAYVVPGGRFQELYYWDSYFTMLGLAESGRWDDVQNMVDNFANEIDTWGYIPNGNRSYYLGRSQPPFFAMMVELLAQNKGDAVYTTYLPQLKQEYAWWMEGSDALKPGDAHERVVKLKNGALLNRYWDDKDTPRTEAYLDDVTTAKETPARPATDIYRDLRAAAASGWDFSSRWMDNPAQLGTVRTTSIVPVDLNALLYQLEKTLAHASELAKDSAAAEHYKQAANERQKAIEQNLWNAKEGWYADYDLKSNTVRNPLTAAALFPLYVHLASQERADKMVRVTRQHLLNAGGVAATSLKTTQQWDAPNGWAPLQWVATEGLQNYGHKDLALEVSFRFLSNVQNVFNKEHKLVEKYNVTVSEAGSGGEYPLQDGFGWTNGVALKMLDLLCGKEKPCDNAPDKLPSATPGPVTDTEHPVAEKAGDSPSGAKPAQ; this comes from the coding sequence ATGATAAAACCCGTTTTGCGCCGGCCCCCTGCATTATGTCTTGCGGCCCAGATGGCCGTTGCCGGTGCCCTATTAGGCCTCACGCCGCTTGCTGCACTTGCAGCCCAGGAAACCGAAACAGCCCGCCCTCCCCAGCCACAGTCGCCCGATGAGCTTTTTGGTCCGTTATTTATTGATGTGCAAACGGCAAAGCTTTTCCCCGATCAGAAAACCTTTGCTGATGCGGTGCCCAAAGGCGACCCGCTGATGATCCTCGCGGATTATCGTATGCAGCGCAGGCTCTCCGGGTTCGATTTACGTCATTTTGTTGACGTGAACTTTATCCTGCCGAAGGAAGAGGCAAAGCCTGAGCCGACCGAAGGGCAAAGCCTCCGGGAGCACATCAACGATCTTTGGCCGGCGCTGACTCGCACCGCCGACAGCACCAGCAAGTGGGATCCACTGCTCCCGCTGCCAAAAGCCTACGTTGTGCCGGGTGGCCGCTTCCAGGAGCTTTACTACTGGGACAGCTATTTCACCATGCTGGGGCTGGCAGAAAGCGGCCGCTGGGACGATGTGCAGAACATGGTCGACAATTTCGCAAATGAGATCGACACCTGGGGTTATATTCCCAACGGCAACCGCAGCTACTATCTGGGGCGTTCACAGCCACCGTTCTTCGCCATGATGGTTGAGCTGCTCGCGCAGAACAAAGGCGATGCCGTATACACAACTTATTTGCCGCAGTTGAAACAAGAATATGCCTGGTGGATGGAGGGTAGCGACGCCCTTAAGCCCGGCGATGCCCACGAACGCGTGGTGAAGCTTAAAAACGGCGCCCTGCTCAACCGCTACTGGGATGATAAAGATACGCCGCGCACCGAGGCCTATCTGGACGACGTCACCACGGCAAAAGAAACGCCAGCCCGTCCGGCAACCGATATCTATCGGGATCTCCGCGCCGCTGCCGCATCCGGCTGGGACTTTAGCTCACGCTGGATGGATAACCCGGCACAGCTCGGCACGGTCAGGACCACAAGCATTGTGCCCGTTGACCTTAATGCGCTGCTGTACCAGCTGGAGAAGACGCTTGCTCACGCCAGTGAACTGGCAAAAGACAGCGCTGCCGCGGAGCACTATAAACAGGCCGCCAACGAGCGCCAAAAAGCCATTGAACAAAATCTGTGGAACGCTAAAGAGGGTTGGTACGCAGATTACGATCTCAAGAGCAATACCGTTCGAAATCCGCTGACCGCCGCCGCTCTGTTCCCGCTTTATGTTCATCTGGCCTCGCAGGAAAGAGCAGATAAAATGGTCAGGGTTACGCGTCAGCATCTGCTCAACGCCGGCGGGGTTGCCGCAACCAGCCTGAAAACCACCCAGCAATGGGATGCGCCGAACGGCTGGGCGCCGCTGCAGTGGGTGGCGACAGAAGGCCTGCAAAACTACGGGCATAAAGATCTCGCGCTGGAGGTGAGTTTCCGGTTCCTGAGCAATGTGCAGAATGTCTTCAACAAAGAGCATAAGCTGGTTGAGAAATACAATGTCACCGTAAGCGAAGCAGGCAGTGGCGGAGAGTATCCGCTGCAGGATGGCTTCGGCTGGACCAACGGCGTCGCGCTGAAAATGCTCGACCTGCTCTGCGGTAAAGAAAAACCCTGTGACAATGCGCCCGATAAACTGCCTTCGGCCACCCCTGGCCCGGTCACCGATACGGAACACCCCGTAGCGGAGAAAGCAGGAGATTCGCCGTCCGGCGCTAAACCTGCGCAATAA
- a CDS encoding FecCD family ABC transporter permease, with translation MRRVSLTALLCLSLAASMSIATLSGAWHLSLLQIAELILPFGETSLSPQAQIVFWQVRLPRIMTGLLIGAALAAAGTTYQGIFRNPLVSPDILGVSAGAGLGASLAIWCGMPIEIVQLFAFCGGLLVVYGVLFITRASTRHDPVLTLVLAGIALGTVAGAGISLIKIIADPYTQLPSITFWLLGGLSTVTPADLLLCAPLIVAAMLPLLLLRWRMNLLTLSDDEATSLGINVKRLRLVLIVCATLMTASAVSVAGIIGWIGLVVPHISRLMIGSNHQRLLPVAMCLGATLLLITDTLARTLASTEIPLGILTAFIGAPFFLSLLLRRQE, from the coding sequence ATGAGACGTGTTTCTCTCACGGCCTTACTTTGCCTGAGCCTCGCGGCGTCAATGAGCATTGCCACCCTTTCGGGTGCGTGGCACCTGAGCCTGCTGCAAATAGCGGAATTGATCTTACCGTTTGGTGAAACCAGCCTTTCTCCTCAGGCACAGATTGTCTTTTGGCAAGTTCGCCTGCCCCGCATTATGACCGGTTTGCTTATTGGCGCAGCGCTGGCCGCGGCGGGAACCACCTATCAGGGCATCTTCCGCAACCCGTTAGTCTCACCGGATATCCTTGGGGTTTCCGCTGGCGCCGGACTGGGCGCAAGCCTTGCCATCTGGTGTGGAATGCCAATAGAGATTGTTCAACTTTTTGCCTTCTGCGGCGGGCTGCTGGTGGTATACGGCGTATTGTTCATCACCCGCGCCAGCACACGCCACGATCCGGTGTTAACCCTGGTGCTGGCAGGTATTGCCCTTGGTACGGTGGCCGGTGCCGGGATTTCGCTGATTAAAATTATTGCCGACCCTTATACCCAGCTGCCGTCGATTACCTTCTGGCTGTTGGGCGGGCTGTCGACGGTCACCCCCGCTGACTTGCTGCTTTGCGCCCCGCTCATCGTTGCGGCCATGCTGCCTCTCCTCCTGCTGCGCTGGCGGATGAACCTGCTGACGCTCTCCGATGATGAAGCCACCTCACTCGGTATCAACGTAAAGCGGCTGCGTCTGGTGCTTATCGTCTGCGCCACGCTAATGACCGCCAGCGCCGTTTCCGTCGCCGGGATTATCGGCTGGATTGGCCTGGTGGTTCCCCATATCAGTCGCCTGATGATTGGCAGCAACCACCAGCGCCTCCTGCCAGTTGCAATGTGCCTCGGCGCCACATTGCTGTTGATCACCGATACGCTCGCCCGAACCCTGGCCAGCACGGAAATTCCGCTGGGGATCCTCACCGCCTTTATCGGTGCCCCTTTCTTTTTAAGCCTGCTGTTAAGGAGGCAGGAATGA
- a CDS encoding SH3 domain-containing protein: MKLRSLLVLLVVTTVVGCKAPPPKMTDDTMVTSTVNGVSLTHRYIVEVPKEFTPVNAEYRALYPGSIMSKPDFGGKVIAQLENGQSYTVLGEVENHWFAIAEQDKQELVGYVPLRALVKSELYSQALKKDRPRPRRAAKKSTCVAVDDKSKACQNADNGTWIIN, from the coding sequence ATGAAATTGCGAAGCCTGTTAGTCCTTCTTGTTGTCACCACGGTTGTCGGCTGTAAAGCGCCACCGCCGAAGATGACCGACGACACCATGGTGACCAGCACGGTGAACGGCGTCTCCCTGACTCACCGTTATATCGTTGAAGTTCCGAAAGAATTCACGCCAGTGAACGCCGAGTATCGCGCACTTTATCCCGGCTCCATCATGAGTAAGCCGGACTTTGGCGGCAAAGTGATTGCCCAGCTCGAAAATGGCCAAAGCTATACGGTGCTGGGCGAGGTGGAAAACCACTGGTTTGCCATCGCCGAACAGGATAAACAAGAGCTTGTGGGCTATGTACCGCTCAGAGCGCTGGTGAAGAGTGAGCTCTACAGCCAGGCGTTGAAAAAAGATCGTCCTCGTCCTCGTCGTGCGGCTAAGAAATCTACCTGCGTTGCGGTGGATGATAAAAGCAAAGCCTGCCAGAACGCCGATAACGGAACATGGATAATTAACTAA